In the Diospyros lotus cultivar Yz01 chromosome 13, ASM1463336v1, whole genome shotgun sequence genome, TCTACAATCTCTTATTATTTAAGTTTCGTTTTGATCCAATCATCTACACAAATTTGTACCTCAATCGATTCGATAGTTATACTTGATCGTGTCTCATCCAAAATACTTCTTCTCACACTAAATGCTTGTTTAATCACCACCATTGAGACAAAAGTCgataaaatttttttaacaatttgtGATATAATATATAGGAAAATTGTTTGAGTGTTCTTTCAACCATTCTAAAATTGGAAAATCTTTTAAAGATggacaaatattaaattcaaaagaaGTTGTTAGATATAGATCAATTTTATATGTGGAACTTAATAAATTTCTtggttttttttcctttaaaaaagtAGTTGTTCTGCCTTACTTATTTTAAAGATTAAGAAGATTGTTGAGCaacattattaaaattaacactAAACTTAATATACATACCAaaaattaactttgtaatataatttactttttatataacATCATAATCAGTTTTTCCTAAAACATTCAATATACAAATTCAAATAGTCCAACAAACCATCTAATTTATATCTAGAATAAAAAACAATAGCAACAAGATAAGAATTTGGTCAAAATAATTGCATCTTTTTGTTTTCATCAAACTAATTGTTTCTTTTAactcttcatcattttcatacTCTTACCTAACATTTACAATATTAATGCATATCAtcaaaaataatgaagatgtAGCATAATAGATACGAGACAATGTATATGTAACATCATTAAacacttttaataaatttacttttttttttcaaaaatattccATTATTggagatataaaataatagaggCAGCATTATTTGTAATAAAAGCAATAATTGTTTATGAGAAAATgaatcatttaatatttcataagTTGAGTTCCAACATGTTGGAACATTTCTAGGAAATCTTTTAGGTCTCATtccatttttcttacaaaatctaGCCCATTTTTTCATTACTCGTGGGTGAGTCCACAAATACGAAACAACTTTTTTAATAGggataagataaattttaagagAGCTCAATTCATCctaaacacataaatttaatacatgacatgaacattttatataaaaatatttattaccaAAACTTggtttacaaatattttttaattttctaatagAAACATTATTAGCATAAGTGTTGTCAAAACAAACGGAAAAAATTTTATTCACTAAATAATATTCTTGCAAAATAGAgctaataattttgtaaatatttttagcGGTATATCTTTCATAAAAAACTCTAAatgcaataatatatttttaaatatttcaactATCATCAATCCAATGACATGTAATTCCCATATATCATATATGAATGtatttgccaatgatcactccaaatatcattacaaataaaaactttattaccatttaaaattttaaaaaaatgttataatccttttttcccccttttttaaGATGAATGAAGTATACGTGTAAGAGTGATTCTAGGCAAACTTTTATTCGAAGGATTTAaagtattttaacaaatattattttttttaccaaaactaaaagataaatgttcaatataaattattttaactaattattttttttgttttttatttaaaaaaaaaaaagaaaagagaagagagattaGAAGTTGTAAATTTAGCTATATATTGGAGATTGTGTCTTGTCAAGATTCACTTGAGTTGGATGCTTGCTATTCTAAGTGTTTCTTAAACATCCCATATCCATCACCATctttatatttgaattgttGTTCACAATAATTGCAAATAACTTGTATTGACCAAtttgtcaaataattttttttttttaaatgtacaTTGAAAATGTTggattttaacattttttttttaaattcttttgtaGATTGCTCTTGTTGTTGATCATTATCTTCATCTTCAATGTTTATGTGTTCATCTTCAATGTTTATGTGTCAGGATTTTTGTATAGAAATATGTTCAAGAAACAATGATAGTAAGAACTGAGAACTGAGTTGTGaaggaaataataaaattgaatgaggtatttatagagtttttaaataattttttttaaattaattaataataattcaatataaaaataatggtaaatttttttttaccgtTGCTTCTTGTTTGGCTGCTACACAACCGGTGAAATTAGATTGCAGTCTACAGCAGCTGTGCAATCTCTCAGATTGCACTGCAGCAATCTAATTGAAAACATTAGATTGCCTTTTCTTGACCGTTGCTATGTTGTATTATATATTCCAGgagaagtaatttatttttttattaatttgaactcgttttcatttcaatttcaattttgaattagaAGAAGAGTACTATTTCATTTTTTGAACCGAATCGTAGTCAGACCCAAACCAAAGACCAATCTATGGCCTGTAATTACAACCTAGTAAATAATGGGCAAAAAGGGATCAATGTAGTTTTCTAAAGTTGTTTAAGTAGTCGGCAGGGATTGATCGGTGATCTGAGTTTTTAAGTTTGAATCTATTTTTTGTACGAATCGAAATTAAATTTACATCTTCTATCGAAAATCGTAAAACCGTGTAACGAAAACCCCCCACAAGAAAAGCATCCCAAAAGGGATGAATGCATCCGAAGAATATATGTTCCTTTCACTGGCCCCTATTGAGAATCTAATatcaatatcattttttaaGATCAAACCAAGTAACGTCATCGAAAGTCATAGCTGCACTTCTAGATAACCTTTGATTAATAAGTCTCTTCCACCACCACACACCACTCTCCGCATGGCAACCTTCAGATATGTCAGGTATCCATCTCCCTGCATGTAATGGTGCACAAGGTAAATATTGATATGAAGGAAATTAAAGCCTGTTATCCGTAATTAAGTGCTGAACGTTCTCTACATAAAAAAACAGAAGCAATTGCGAATGAACTTCCTAAACCCTCGTCGGCAGTTTGCCAAAGGTAAACTAGCTTGTGGATAcaacaaccaaaaataaaattataagattcACGGATGCTTATGTGGACTATAATCAAATGTGGACACCAGAGACGAAGAATGTACCTTTTCCATAGCCGACAGATGGCTCTACTACCGTAAGATAATGCCCTCCAACCTAAACAATATAGGAGCTACCAGCGCGAATTTAGGATTTATTATCTCGATTTTGCTACATTGCCAGATAAAGGTTACTAATAGCTCTACGGACACAAGTGTAAATGATGAAAATACTCTTTAcccaattataaatttactttcCCTTCCCTTGGttgcctcctctctctcttttttccatGATAGCCTCCAACAACTACCTCTCGCTGTCTTTGCCTTGCACCAATTGTTGATGCATCTTCCCCTTCTATTGCGGAGAGGGAAGATGCAATGTCTGTGGGCTCGAGGTGAGGTGGCAAGAGACAGTTACTGGAGGCAGTCAtgaaaaaggaagagagaggagagagaagacaACCAAGGGAAGGAAAAACAAATTTGCAGTtgggtaaattatatttttgttatttgcacTTGTGTCTGTGAAGCTGTCGGTAATCCTTTCTAgcaaaatagtaaaattatttattatcttgaGAGggctttaaattttgttttttctaccATGAGCTTCAacaataggagaaaaataaaaagacaaaaatgagAGTTTAATGAGgtttatatgcatatttaatataattcattaacttaaaaaaaagaaaacgaaagcaaccaaaaatatcaaaaatgtgcAATTCGAACTCTTGCATATTGGATTGtgaaatctgaaattgagaaTCAGAGATTAGGTTTAGGTTTGGATTTAactttggatttggatttgggcttgggttgattgggttgggcttggacaaaaaaatattcatcattttttttcttgtcaatttttttttttttttaacaaaaattaggTGAGTTCCAGCCCACCCTGCCCGTGGGCTAAATCCACCCCTTAGAGCAACAACGATCGGTAAATATGATGTTCAAAAGCCAAATAGACAAAGAACATGGAGGTGTACATTAATGATCTCCTTACAAGAAGCACAAAGCCCAAAGAACAGATTATCCAACTCAAGGAAACCTTCTcaactcaaaaatataatactAAGCTAAACTCGAAGAGGTATTCCTTCAAAGTCATATCTAGCAAGTTTCTTAGATACATGGTTACACACCATGgcatggcatcgaaagaaactTAGAAAAGATTAAAGCGGTCCTCGACATGCAAGCCAGAAATTGTAAAATATAAACTCTCTTGGGTGATTCACATCTTGTTCTACAAATTGATGTCGGCCAATTTTCCAAGTCTTAAAACAGGCCCAAGCCTTCTCAtggaatgaatgaataaagTTATAGGGCTTTCGAAGAACTCTAAGCAATACTTGGCCATGCTTCCTTTGCTAACCAACCCAAAGTAGGTGACAAGCTCTTTGCATACCTCTCTACCAATGAAAATGCTTGGAGTCAAATACATTACTATCTCTCGTAAAATTTGTGcatatcaagaaaaataaacttCACAGCCAATACTCATCTTGGATGATTAAATACGAGTCTTCTAATATTATACATCCAACAGCTAACAGTAAAGAATTAAAACAGGTTACCATAAATGAAAAACATGTCACATGAAACGTCGCACACGTCAATCCAGTGCAGGAACATTTTTGGGCAAGAAATGGCCTTTGTCACATGTTGAGTTACCCACCTAATTTCTATGTCATCTCTTGGTAAATTTCCTTCCATTGAGGGCCTACGACTTGTTGAGCTAGCTCTTGCCTGTTGGGGTGTGCGAATTTCGGCtttagtaaaaatttaaattaaattaaattgagctaaaatattttatttttggaagaTTTGGAACTTAGCATGATTATTAACCTAACCCAAATCGAACATTTGGGGTGggttcaattttcattttagtttcTTGATTAGCCCCCAAAAAAAATGAGTACCAGGGAAAGAAGAGGAGGGTCTAGAGAAATTAGAACAcgaaaagacaaaaatacattgGAAAATGGACAACACAACCATTAGAATCACAATGATAGGGCCAAATAAATGAAAACCTAAAGTTACAGAACTGAAAAGGCAAATGATGCATCTGGGActcatgaagaagcaaaataagCAGGTACAGGGCGCAGATTAATTGATAAAAGAAGGATGTGTTGGGTATTGTTCATTAGACTctgtatattttcagatttcgTATTCGACCCTCGGTCAAGAAATAGTTCAACAGGTAAGGAACGACcttgaaacataaaaaatatttgtcgcCCTCACTTTTGTGATTGTGTTAAGAGTGAAAATCTGTCTGTTGGATTCTTTGATTTATCTCTCATACTAAAATCATAAGGCCAAATAAGGGAGACGCTAATGATAGTgggctaataaaaaaaaaaatacaaaaaaaataataataatgcatatTCCATGCTACACATAATATTGCTTCAACCACCAAGAGCAACATTATTCAAGCACTAGTCACCAAACACGAGAAGGGAGTCATAAATAGGAAAGCCAGAACACCAAGTACCAGATTCGTACGGCATCTTCTGCCTCTCATTTGTCGTAGACAGTGGCTTAATTAATTAGGAAAATCACATGAAATTGGATGGGCCGGGGGTGTGTGTTCGGCTCAGCGTTGGGCTTCCGTTGGATTTTAGATCAGCTTTGGTTCGTATCGGTGTTACTAACCCAAACCCaactaaaaacataaattaagaaCTTAAATCAAACTGAATTATATTAAAAACCCAATTGAATCGAACTAAAATGTTTGATTTGGGTCGATTTctcgtctttttttttttctggagttgattgcacacccctagcgatttaattaattaatttggagtaGTGGTGAGTTACTGGCCTTAGTGAATTGAATCAGACTTGCTGGCTAATAAGTATAAATGTATTATTTGAtctgtttgtatatatatatatatatatatatattagttttacatttttttctatgtattattttttataataattcgCTGACACTCAAAGGTGGAGTGTTAAAAATGAAGCCGCGATAAAGTCTCTCTAATGATGATGGTGTTGGTGCACTACGAAAACGTCTCGAGTTTTACGTCCATTTATAGCTATTTCACTTTATTTTCtgtaacttaattaatttttcagtCATGTGAGCAAAAGCCCATACTGCCACCACCTAAAAGGTGCCTAATACCCCTGACCCTCAATGGCCTAACAAGATCACTATAAGAGCTGCACGGAGGACAGACACTAACGCCCTGTTTCATTGGCCAAactctttttataaaaaataattattttttatacaaattttaaactttaatgtatttaattatccaaattttttataaaaaatagtgaGCAGGGGGCGACGAAACAAAAGAGAAAGACTTACTAAAGCTTGGTAGATCAAGAGACGGTGGCGACGACAAATCGACTGACAATGGTGGGATCGACAATCGAAGGGGGAGAAGGGAGAGATGGCGGGAGCGGTGGCAGAGAGAGGGCTGGAACGGCGGTGTTGAGAGGCAACAGTGGTGGCAGTGGGGGTCAACGACGGTGCAGCGACAAAGATAGCGAGAGGGAGAAAGTGAGAGATGGAGACGGCGACATTAGGGGGCGACGACAGTGCAGCGGTATTGGTGGTTAGGGTTGACGATGGTGCAACGACAGAGAGggcaagagagagaaaaagaaaggagtcAGAGACAGAGACTCCGGTGGCAGGaagggggggagagagaaagtgagggaGGGTGAgagattgaatatttttatataaaataattgttaTCAAATACtagaaagttaaaaaatataacaatttttaagtaaaaaattaagataattaaatatcttcaattgatattttttaaaatttaattttatataatttaattatctaaaaaatattttttttcatataaattctATACTTACAAGCACCTAAAAGCTAATTAAAAACACAGCAGAGTGTGGGAACCCTTggtgagggatttcaccttttgcaccCAAAAAACACAGCAGGGTGTTCCACGTTGCTTTATGCCAGCACTGTTCCTATCATATAGATTCACTTTGATAGAGAAAGCATGATTCATCTTCATTCCATACCATATAAAGTGCTCAATTTCTGTAAAATATTGATTAATCTGTGCAGAAATGTCATATTGAATGTGATTTCTGAAATCTGCTACATCTTCATCCCAGAGATGAGCAAAGATTTAACTGAAGAATATACACAAGTAGCTCTGTTAACTCCATTTCTACGTGATAactgaagaaaatatatatatatatatatgaatgtccATTGATTGCTTCTTTCCTTAGGAGAACGGTTTCATGGAAATCATCACAAAGAAGAGGCAaaagggaagaaagagagaagagaaagccGTCACCATCTGGCTTCATCTCCACTGTAGAGAAGTGAAAGAGGCGAAGTAGAAATAGAGGCAAAACTAGCTTCAACGTCTCCTCTGGCGAACGAGGACGATCCCTTCTCAAACGACGAAGCAAAGGACTCCGTGTACCCATCACCATCAGCCACTTCCACGCCGCCGCCCCTGTCGTCTCCGGCCGGCGATCTCAGGTCCTCCGGGACCCCAACCTCGCCTTCCAAGTAGCTCAAAACTTGCCTTATACTAGGCCTTGACAAAGGCGCATTGTTTGAGCACATTAGCCCCAGCTTGAACACCATCACTACCTCAATCTCATCAAATTCACCTCCCAGTTTAGGATCAACCACGTCAAGAACACTCCCTTTTTCCCACTTCTCCCACACCCAATCCACCAAAACCAGCTCCTCCGGCGGGGCATTGGGCTCAATAGGCCTCCTCCCGCACACAACTTCCAGCAACAGAGCCCCAAATGCATACACATCCGACCTTGTTGTGGCCTTCCCTGTCCTTGGCAGCTCCGGTGCAAGGTACCCCATCGTCCCGACCACACGGGTCGTGCCCGGGTTAGTCCCGTGCTCGTACAATCTCGCCAATCCGAAATCTCCAAGCCGGCCATTCAGCTCAGAGTCAAGCAACACGTTGCTGGCCTTCACATCTCTGTGAATCACAGCCTGCTCATACCCTTCATGTAAATACAGTAACCCTGAAGCTACACCTTTGATGATTTTAAACCTCTGTTCCCAGTTCAATACCGCTTTCGGTTCATCGAACAGGAATCTGTCTAAGCTTCCATTAGGCATGAAATCATAGACCAGGAGGAGATCACCTTGCCGGCGACACCAGCCCAATAATTGAACAAGATTTCTGTGGCGAAGCCGGCCAATGCTGGAGATTTCAGACACGAATTCTCTTAGACCCTGCTTTGAATCATGCGAAATCCGCTTTACAGCAACTTCGGTATTCGAATTCGGTAGCGTTCCTTTGTAAACTCGCCCAAATCCGCCAACCCCAAGAAACTCTCGAAATTTTCTAGTCGCTTTCTTGAGTTCCTGGTACGAATATCTATGCGGGCCAATCTCAAGTTCCCAACTTTCAACTATGTCCCTGTTTTTGATTTTCCTAATCAAGTACATACTAATCAGAATTGAAGCAGCGATAAATAAAACAGTAACGGAAACGGAAACGCCTATAATCAGACCCGTTTGCTTCTTCTTGGGTCGAGGACTTGATGGAAGCGAACTAAAGCTAAGCGATTTGGCGTTGCCGTTCATTTTGAAGCTCCAGCCGAGTATATAGTGCGAGCTAGCGAGAAGACCAGTCGAAGAAGAGAATCCAATGAACATCTTTTCCTGGAGAACCAGAGAGAGATTGAAGTGGAAAGAAAGAAGCGGCAATCTGGGCTTAGAAGTGGAAGGCGAAATTGTGATGTTGATTAGGGCCCGAACAGAATCGTATTCAATCCACGCCATTAACGGCTGCCCGCTCTTGAGATTCAGATCTTGTTTCTTCAAATCGTCGGCGAAATATGCTGCGGCGGCGGAGGTGTTGGATGCCAGGCTGTTGATGTCGATGCCGACGTGGTTGTCGTTGATGTCGCCGAACTCGAAGTCCTGGACCGTGTCGAACTCAACGGCGAAGATGTGGTTAGAGAAGTTGCCGACGACTGAGGAGTTGAGGAGTCCGAGGTACTGGCTGGGAAAAGCCGTTTTAAAGTCTCGGGACGAGGAGATGGTGAAGGCAAAGCCATGGCCGCCGAGCTTCGGGTACTCCGGCGCTATGACGAAGGCGAAGCAGGTGGAGAAAGAGAAAACGGCGCCATTGCTGGAGTTCTTGAAGCGAAGAGGGGAGCTGTAGAAAGCGTGGCCCATTAGTCGACTGGTCTCGTTGGTTAATCGGAGAACACCATTGCTCTCAACCTCGGCCGATTCGGTGAGGCTGATGTTTCCGCCAGAATCTTTGAATCCGGTGAAGCTGAACTCGTCGAGCTGTGCCGAAACGGCGATGTAAAGGAGAGccagagagaagaagaagtgggTGAGATTTGCCATTTTCGATGGATTTCTCAGAGGTTCGGTGAGATGGGAATGGAGGGAGGGAGAAAAAGATGGAGCTTTTTGGTGGCTGTTCTTGCTAGGGCACACCGTCGGGGAAGGTGACGAGAGATCTGACGGCGGAAGATGGAGCCTTTCCTTCGATCAAAccaggaatatatatatatataggtatatataatGGTGTGAGTAACATCACATCAGAATGCAGTTGAGATTTCAAGAAGCGACTGCAGACAACGAAAACACAGCACATACAGAATGCAAACCAgaattttcataataaatatatttatatttatgacttgttttcataaataaattttaacatattaaccataaatgaaaataaaatataacatagaatacaataaaaatatcaaaaataaaattgtcaaaaatattttcctaaaatattatattaccCTGATAGATAGTAAAAGTCGTTTTTGCCCCCTTCATTGTGATTGTGGTGGTGAAGAGAGGCAGAATTCCATAAGAATCCTCTATTTCAGTGCCCCGTGTGCATGGATTTCTTACCCAAAAGGGTGGTGAGAAAAatctgtttatttttatttgtgtatttttcttacaaatatgtaatttcctctctctctctctctctctctctctctaaattaaATGAGCTTTTATGGCAATTTGTAACCCACTAGGGGCATAATGAGGAAGTTGAATAAAAGCCTGAAATTGGGAGTTGGGTTGAAATAAtgataatgttttttttttttattatctaaataaggTGTCAAGGAGAGAGCCATTCGAGTTGTTATCATTCATTACACATATtaagattgcgttctctttattatttttaagttatttttaattttttaaaataataaaaatatattttttttattatttttaaaaatatatttttgaaaataaaaaaaattataaaaaaaactcaaaacaacaaaaaattatttggagtgttttcatccgaaacaaactcaaaattcaaaacacatttatttatttatattttattattataataaaaaaaatattacaaaatttattaactttaaaatgtagatatctttttaataatttataaacattaaatatttttaatttattgaataattaaatttattgaataaaatatcattaaaaaattattttcaaaatttcagagagaacgcgttttctaattttttattttgagaaataatttttcaaaataataaagagaacgtatttttaattttttaaaaataaattattaaaataaaaaattaaaaataaattcaaaacttaaaattaaaaattaaaaagtaaagataaCGTACCTTAGTTAAAATTGGGAGAGACTTGAAGGAAGgggttattataataattattattattatatacatagtAATGCATTATCTAATTCCATGGGAAAGCAATATGGTGAATGCATGATTGTTTTtggttaattttattatatatatatatatacatgtatgtgcgtgctataatatataattaaattattataatacataatatCGCACTTGCATTAAGTATCTGGGTTTCACGTCGTTGCATATGTTGTAAAATAACGGCCGAATACGTCATAGTGAGATCACAAAGCCCCTGCAGAAGTTGATATGGAGTCCCCACGTAGGCCTAGATTACGATTGTGCTGTGACTCGCAAAAGCTTATCCTTTCTTCTTAATTAGTTGTCTGCTCAGATAATGTGGGCTATAAGGCCATCTCCAACGCGGGACGAGAGAATTCTCGCGGagaaatttgttaaaattcatCTATCACAAACTTCAAATGACTTACTAGAGATGAAGAGTTAGATATTTGCTCCCTATTCTATTTTGTCCCAATAgctttttatatcaaatttgaaatttgaagaagTCACCGACGATGAGTAATAGCGATAGCTACTGGTAGCAAGAAGTAGTAGCGGTAGCAAGAAGAACGGTGGTCAAATCTGATGTTGGCAACGAGCAGAACGTCGTCTTCTTCGATTGGCAACACTAGATTTGACGAGTAGCGTCGACGGTAAGGAGCAGCATCGGTCGCAGCGGTGGCAACAACTTCTTCCTCCAACAATAGTGGCGACTCCCTCCTTCAAATACCTGCAGTTTGTGATGTTTATATatagtattttgtatatattttgtatgtattAAGGATTGGGTGAATTTTGTGGaattgtttgaaatttttttttgtgtatttatttattgatttgcatatttaattattaattttgtgaatgtattaaaattataaataaaataaaataaatagaattaaatttataaaaataaatatataaaatagggAGTGAGATAGAGAACTCAACAAGAAGCGTGGGGCACATATTTTAAGACAAGTTAAAAATAGAAAGTGACtcgtttataatataataaaaggaGTGGAATAGAAAGATGGGTTGAAGATAACCTAACATGCTAAAGACCTAAATTGCAAAATCTTCAGAAGGTTGATTGATAAAATAGTCACTAGTGGAAGAGACATCCATCTTCAGTGGCTCAATGTGGACTCATCGTCACCCTTTCCCCTTTATTCGCCACCTTCACATTGCAACCAAAGTTTATTAAAATCTgtactttattttgtttgttctgTTTGTCatgattttgttcttttttaatGGAAAAGAGAACGCCAATAACAAGAGACAAAGTTGTACCATTCTAATTAACATTGCAAGCAAAGCTCAAGCATAGAATAGAAGCCTTTCAAAATTAGTGAAGACTGAGATAAGAAGGGTACACTGCTACATAAAACAGGACATTAGGAGGAAACAACGGATTAAGGACCCGGATCAGACTCGGTTTTCGCGCTAACTccatggattttttttttttttcctttttttgacAATTACAAGTTGCAATTTGTGAAATCAAAATGTGTACGAGCAGCTTCCATCATCACTCCTAGCAGTTGGATCATAGTTTGTTGCAGAAGGATCGGTGCAGCCTTCAGGGACTGGAAGGTTTACTTGCTGGGCTGCTTTCCCTGCATCCAAACAAGAAGCAGAAACTGGTGTTAAAGGCAGATTCTAAGTTCCAAGCCTCCCAAGAAGGCCGATTAGGATCAGGGATTCTAACCATAGAAAGTTCCTCTTTTCATGGCATCTTCATTGGCGTCTCCCAGGGCTGCCTCGCTCAAGTACTTGTCAGCCAACTGCACTCTCTTCACGTTCTCCTGCTCCTGCACGAGCATGTTTCCATACTCGAGCAGCTTCTCGAGGGTCATCTTTGGCTGCTCGAAAGTTGGAGGTCCCTCCTTCGAGTTCACAAGCTTTCTCCCTACGTTCTCTACTCCAACGCCCGAAATCCACTTCCTCACTTCATCATCGTACACCCTCGCCCTCAGGGCACCGAAGAAGTCTGCAAAAACACAGCAATTATCGATGATCCCATGTCAACATTATGAAGTACTAACAGCCCTCATCAAGTTAACTAGTGGAAGCAATTTTTAACCTGTTTATGACAGTAGAAGTTAGAACTCTCATGTTTTGTTACTAATTACTCTGTTCATACATGCTTCATGCCTTTCCATCTttaatttcctttcctttctttcacTAATCCAATTCAAGATTCAACAAGTTCAGGATTAAGAACTTTGTGTAATTGGGTGGAATCAGAGCAGCACAGAAGACGCCTTTAAGGAGTAACTTACCTATGGATTGCCCTGGAAAAGTGTCAACAAGCTTGACAATGTCATCTTGGGGCACATTGTCAGTCCTGAAGATGCCGGTGCAGACACCAATCCGATCTTCCCGAGTAGGAGCCCAGTAGAACTTCTCCATGCGACCATCACGGATCAGAGGAGCATACAATGTGGAGAAGTCATTCCCGGTGACAATTATCGGGACACGGGGGTTCTCCTCCTTGTTGTACATGCCAGGAAGCTGAACATTT is a window encoding:
- the LOC127788009 gene encoding L-type lectin-domain containing receptor kinase S.4-like, which produces MANLTHFFFSLALLYIAVSAQLDEFSFTGFKDSGGNISLTESAEVESNGVLRLTNETSRLMGHAFYSSPLRFKNSSNGAVFSFSTCFAFVIAPEYPKLGGHGFAFTISSSRDFKTAFPSQYLGLLNSSVVGNFSNHIFAVEFDTVQDFEFGDINDNHVGIDINSLASNTSAAAAYFADDLKKQDLNLKSGQPLMAWIEYDSVRALINITISPSTSKPRLPLLSFHFNLSLVLQEKMFIGFSSSTGLLASSHYILGWSFKMNGNAKSLSFSSLPSSPRPKKKQTGLIIGVSVSVTVLFIAASILISMYLIRKIKNRDIVESWELEIGPHRYSYQELKKATRKFREFLGVGGFGRVYKGTLPNSNTEVAVKRISHDSKQGLREFVSEISSIGRLRHRNLVQLLGWCRRQGDLLLVYDFMPNGSLDRFLFDEPKAVLNWEQRFKIIKGVASGLLYLHEGYEQAVIHRDVKASNVLLDSELNGRLGDFGLARLYEHGTNPGTTRVVGTMGYLAPELPRTGKATTRSDVYAFGALLLEVVCGRRPIEPNAPPEELVLVDWVWEKWEKGSVLDVVDPKLGGEFDEIEVVMVFKLGLMCSNNAPLSRPSIRQVLSYLEGEVGVPEDLRSPAGDDRGGGVEVADGDGYTESFASSFEKGSSSFARGDVEASFASISTSPLSLLYSGDEARW